Proteins co-encoded in one Megalops cyprinoides isolate fMegCyp1 chromosome 1, fMegCyp1.pri, whole genome shotgun sequence genomic window:
- the LOC118779746 gene encoding myosin-11-like isoform X1: MSKKPALSEDEKFLFLDKDFINSPVAQADWAAKKLVWVPSEKHGFEAASIKEEHGDEVLVELADNGKKVTINKDDIQKMNPPKFSKVEDMAELTCLNEASVLHNLRERYFSGLIYTYSGLFCVVVNPYKMLPIYSEKIIDMYKGKKRHEVPPHIYSITDNAYRNMMQDREDQSILCTGESGAGKTENTKKVIQYLAVVASSHKGKKDTSTGELEKQLLQANPILEAFGNAKTIKNDNSSRFGKFIRINFDVTGYIVGANIETYLLEKSRCIRQAKTERAFHIFYYMVAGAKEKLREELLLESFNNYRFLMAGHVQIPGQQDDEMYDETMEAMNIMGLSEEERIGILKVVSSVLQLGNIEFKKERNQEQATMPDNTAAQKVCHLQGINVTDFTRAILTPRIKVGRELVQKAQTKEQADFAVEALAKAMYERLFRWILGRVNKALDKTKRQGASFLGILDIAGFEIFEDNSFEQLCINYTNEKLQQLFNHTMFILEQEEYQREGIEWNFIDFGLDLQPCIELIERPNNPPGILALLDEECWFPKATDVSFVEKLVNTQSNHPKFAKPKQLKDKTEFSVLHYAGKVDYNATAWLTKNMDPLNDNVTALLNNSSSPFIQDLWKDADRVVGLETIAKMSDSSMPSASKTKKGMFRTVGQLYKESLAKLMTTLHNTQPNFVRCIIPNHEKRAGKLDAHLVLEQLRCNGVLEGIRICRQGFPNRIVFQEFRQRYEILAANAIPKGFMDGKQACCLMIKHLDLDPNLYRIGQSKIFFRTGVLAHLEEERDLKITVIIIAFQAQARGFLARKAFAKRQQQLTAMKVIQRNCAAYLKLRNWQWWRLFTKVKPLLQVTRQEEEMSLKEEELQKAKEQAQKSDTELKEITLKHTQLLEERNQLQEQLQAETELYAEAEEMRVRLAAKKQELEEILHEMEARLEEEEERSQAMQVERKKMQQQIQDLEEHLEEEEDARQKLQLEKVTSEGKIKKLEDDILVMEDQNNKLLKERKLMEERIADFSSNLAEEEEKSKNLTKLKNKHESMISELEVRLKKEEKTRQELDKAKRKLEAESNDLQEQIADLQAQIAELKAQLAKKEEELQAALARLEDETAQKNNALKKIRELEGHISDLQEDLESERAARNKAEKTKRDLGEELEALKSELEDTLDSTATQQELRAKREQEVTLLKRAMEEEGRAHEAQVQEMRQKHTQAVEELTEQLEQSKRVKSNLEKAKQALEKESSELTIEVRSLTQAKQEVEHKRKKVEGQLADLQSRFNDSEKQKAELGDRVSKITVELDSVTNLLNEAEGKNIKLSKDVASLSAQVQDAQELLAEETRQKLALSTRLRQMEDDRNGLQEQLEEEMEAKRNVERHVSTLTVQLSESKKKLDEFSSNMELLEESKKRLQRDLEAANTQFEEKASAYDKLEKTKNRLQQELEDLLMDLDNQRQLVSNLEKKQKKFDQMLAEEKSISTKYADERDRAEAEAREKETKALSLARALEEAQDAREELERANKALRAEMEDLVSSKDDVGKNVHELEKSKRGLEAQVEEMKTQLEELEDELQAAEDAKLRLEVNMQALKAQFERDLQGRDEQGEEKKRQLIKQVRELETELEDERKQRATVSAAKKKLEGDIKDLEGQIETSNKGRDEAIKQLRKLQAQMKDFQRELEDARAAREEVLTTAKESEKKAKSLEAELMQLQEDLAAAERARKQAEAERDELSDELASNSSGKSALADEKRRLEAKITQLEEELEEEQSNMEILNDRLRKSVQQVDQLNNELQAERTTSQKNESARQQMERQNKELKAKLQEMENQVKSKFKSSISALEAKVQQLEEQLEQESREKQANAKSMRQKEKKLKDLMIQVEDERKQAEQYKDQADKSNARVKQLKRQLEESEEESQRITAARRKLQRELDEATETNDAMSREVNSLKSKLRRGNEPSFSSTPRRVGGGGRRGVIENTDASEEEADSQGDFNGTKAD, encoded by the exons ATGTCCAAAAAACCTGCTTTGAGTGAGGATGAGAAGTTCCTCTTCCTCGACAAGGACTTCATCAACAGCCCTGTGGCTCAAGCCGACTGGGCCGCCAAGAAGCTGGTGTGGGTCCCCTCTGAGAAACATGGGTTTGAGGCTGCCAGCATCAAGGAGGAGCATGGGGATGAAGTGCTGGTGGAGCTGGCAGATAATGGCAAGAAGGTGACCATCAACAAAGATGACATCCAAAAGATGAACCCACCCAAATTCAGCAAGGTGGAGGACATGGCAGAGCTCACCTGCCTGAATGAAGCATCCGTGCTGCACAACCTGAGGGAGAGGTACTTCTCTGGGCTCATCTAT ACTTACTCAGGACTGTTCTGTGTGGTGGTAAACCCCTATAAAATGCTGCCCATCTATTCTGAGAAGATTATCGACATGTACAAAGGGAAGAAACGCCATGAAGTGCCCCCTCACATCTACTCAATCACCGACAATGCCTATAGGAACATGATGCAAG ATCGTGAGGACCAGTCAATTCTCTGCAC AGGGGAGTCTGGCGCTGGGAAGACAGAGAACACCAAAAAAGTCATCCAGTACCTAGCAGTGGTGGCCTCATCtcacaaaggaaagaaagacacCAGTACT GGAGAGCTAGAGAAACAGCTCCTGCAGGCCAACCCCATTCTAGAAGCCTTTGGAAATGCTAAGACCATCAAGAATGACAACTCCTCACGATTT GGTAAATTCATCCGCATCAACTTTGACGTGACAGGATACATCGTTGGAGCCAACATTGAGACTT ATCTACTGGAGAAGTCCCGCTGTATTAGACAGGCCAAGACTGAGAGGGCCTTTCACATCTTCTACTACATGGTGGCAGGAGCCAAAGAAAAGCTACGTG aggagctgctgctggagagctTCAACAATTACCGTTTCCTGATGGCGGGACATGTCCAAATCCCCGGACAGCAGGATGATGAAATGTACGATGAGACAATGGAGGCCATGAACATCATGGGCCTCTCTGAGGAGGAGCGGATAG GCATCCTGAAGGTGGTCTCCTCAGTACTGCAGCTAGGAAACATTGAGTTCAAGAAGGAGAGAAACCAGGAACAGGCAACCATGCCTGACAACACAG CGGCCCAGAAAGTGTGCCATCTGCAGGGAATCAATGTGACGGATTTCACACGGGCCATACTCACCCCACGTATCAAAGTGGGCCGAGAGCTGGTACAGAAAGCACAGACCAAGGAGCAG GCTGATTTTGCTGTAGAGGCCCTGGCCAAGGCCATGTACGAGCGCCTGTTCCGCTGGATCCTGGGCCGTGTCAACAAGGCACTGGACAAAACCAAACGCCAAGGAGCATCATTTTTAGGCATCTTGGACATTGCTGGCTTTGAGATCTTTGAG GATAACTCCTTTGAGCAGCTGTGTATTAACTACACCAATgagaagctgcagcagctctTCAACCACACCATGTTCATCCTGGAGCAAGAGGAGTATCAGAGGGAGGGCATTGAGTGGAACTTCATCGACTTTGGTCTGGACCTACAGCCCTGTATTGAGCTCATCGAGAGGCCG AATAACCCACCGGGCATCCTGGCCCTCCTGGACGAGGAGTGCTGGTTCCCCAAAGCCACAGATGTCTCATTCGTGGAGAAGCTCGTGAACACACAGAGTAACCATCCCAAGTTTGCAAAGCCCAAGCAACTTAAAGACAAGACAGAGTTCTCTGTGCTTCACTATGCTGGCAAA GTGGATTACAATGCTACTGCTTGGCTGACCAAGAACATGGACCCACTTAATGACAATGTGACAGCACTGCTCAATAACTCCTCTAGCCCCTTTATTCAAGATCTCTGGAAAGATG CTGACCGTGTGGTGGGGCTGGAGACCATCGCCAAGATGTCAGACAGCTCCATGCCCAGTGCCTCTAAGACCAAGAAGGGCATGTTTCGTACAGTGGGCCAGCTCTACAAGGAGTCACTGGCCAAACTGATGACCACCCTGCACAACACACAGCCCAACTTTGTGCGGTGCATCATCCCCAACCACGAGAAGAGG GCAGGGAAGCTGGACGCTCACCTGGTTTTGGAGCAGTTGCGGTGCAATGGTGTGCTGGAGGGAATTCGTATTTGCCGACAAGGATTCCCCAATCGTATCGTGTTCCAGGAGTTCCGTCAGCG CTATGAGATCCTGGCTGCAAATGCTATTCCTAAAGGTTTCATGGATGGCAAACAAGCTTGTTGCCTGATG ATTAAGCATCTGGATCTGGACCCAAACCTCTACCGCATTGGTCAGAGCAAGATCTTCTTCCGTACTGGTGTGTTGGCCCACCTGGAGGAGGAGCGTGATCTGAAGATCACTGTTATTATCATCGCCTTCCAGGCCCAGGCTAGAGGGTTCTTGGCTAGGAA GGCATTTGCCAAGAGGCAGCAACAGTTGACGGCCATGAAGGTGATCCAGAGAAACTGTGCTGCTTACCTCAAGCTGCGCAACTGGCAGTGGTGGAGACTCTTTACTAAG GTCAAGCCCCTGCTACAAGTGACCCGACAGGAGGAGGAAATGAGTCTGAAGGAAGAAGAACTCCAAAAGGCAAAAGAACAAGCGCAGAAAAGTGATACAGAGCTGAAGGAGAtcaccctgaaacacacacag CTCCTGGAAGAGAGGAaccagctgcaggagcagctgcaggcagagacagagctgtacGCAGAGGCCGAGGAGATGAGGGTGCGTCTGGCTGCAAagaagcaggagctggaggagatccTCCACGAGATGGAGGCacggctggaggaggaggaggaacgtAGTCAGGCCATGCAAgtggagaggaagaagatgCAGCAGCAGATCCAG GACCTGGAGGAGCATcttgaggaggaggaggatgcccgtcagaagctgcagctggagaaggtGACCTCTGAAGGCAAGATCAAGAAACTGGAGGATGACATCCTGGTAATGGAGGACCAGAACAACAAGCTGCTCAAG GAGAGGAAGTTAATGGAGGAGAGGATAGCAGACTTCAGCTCCAACctggcagaggaagaggagaagtCAAAGAACTTGACCAAACTGAAGAACAAGCATGAATCCATGATATCGGAGCTTGAAG TGCGTctgaagaaggaggagaagaccCGGCAGGAGCTGGACAAGGCCAAACGCAAGTTGGAGGCAGAGTCCAATGACCTCCAGGAGCAGATTGCTGATCTCCAAGCCCAGATTGCTGAGTTGAAGGCACAACTGGcaaagaaggaggaagagctTCAGGCTGCACTGGCTAG GCTGGAAGATGAGACAGCACAGAAGAACAACGCTCTGAAGAAGATCCGGGAGCTGGAGGGACACATCTCTGATCTGCAGGAGGACCTGGAATCTGAGCGTGCCGCTCGCAACAAGGCCGAGAAAACCAAACGCGACCTGGGCGAGGAGCTGGAGGCGCTGAAGTCCGAGCTGGAGGACACTCTGGACAGCACTGCCACCCAGCAGGAGCTCCG GGCAAAACGAGAGCAGGAAGTAACCCTGCTTAAACGGGCCATGGAGGAAGAAGGACGCGCCCATGAGGCACAGGTGCAGGAAATGCGTCAGAAGCACACGCAGGCTGTGGAGGAGCTCACTGAGCAGCTGGAGCAGTCCAAACGG GTGAAATCTAACTTGGAGAAGGCAAAGCAGGCTCTGGAGAAGGAGTCTTCAGAGCTGACTATAGAGGTGCGCTCTCTGACCCAAGCCAAACAGGAGGTGGAGCACAAGAGAAAGAAGGTGGAGGGCCAGTTGGCTGACCTGCAGTCTCGCTTTAATGACAGCgaaaagcagaaagcagagctGGGAGACCGTGTTTCCAAAATCACC GTGGAACTGGACAGTGTGACTAACCTTCTCAATGAAGCAGAGGGCAAAAACATCAAGCTTAGCAAAGATGTGGCCAGTCTGAGTGCTCAGGTTCAGGACGCGCAG GAGCTGCTGGCAGAGGAGACACGGCAGAAGCTGGCTCTTTCAACCCGTCTGCGACAGATGGAGGATGACCGCAACGGACTTCaagagcagctggaggaggagatggaggctAAGAGGAATGTGGAGAGGCATGTCTCCACCCTTACTGTGCAG CTGTCAGAATCCAAGAAAAAGCTGGATGAGTTTTCCAGTAACATGGAACTGCTGGAGGAGAGCAAGAAGCGCCTGCAAAGAGACCTGGAAGCAGCTAACACACAGTTTGAGGAGAAGGCCTCAGCCTATGATAAGCTGGAGAAGACGAAGAACCGCCTACAGCAAGAACTGGAGGATTTGCTGATGGACCTGGACAACCAGCGGCAGTTGGTCTCCAACTtggagaagaagcagaagaagtTTGACCAG ATGCTTGCAGAGGAGAAGAGCATTTCTACCAAGTATGCAGATGAGCGCGACCGTGCAGAGGCTGAGGCtcgagagaaagagacaaaggcTCTGTCCTTGGCCCGAGCCCTGGAGGAAGCCCAGGATGCCCgtgaggagctggagagggctAACAAGGCCTTGCGTGCTGAGATGGAGGACCTCGTCAGCTCCAAGGATGACGTTGGCAAGAAC GTGCACGAGCTTGAGAAGTCAAAGCGTGGACTTGAAGCACAGGTGGAGGAAATGAAAacccagctggaggagctggaagaTGAGCTGCAGGCGGCTGAGGATGCCAAACTGCGTCTGGAGGTCAACATGCAGGCTCTCAAGGCCCAGTTCGAGAGAGACCTGCAGGGCAGAGATGAGCAGGGTGAGGAGAAGAAGAGGCAGCTGATCAAACAG GTACGTGAGctggagacagagctggaggatGAGCGCAAGCAGAGAGCCACCGTGTCTGCTGCTAAGAAGAAGCTAGAGGGAGATATCAAGGACCTGGAGGGTCAGATTGAAACATCCAACAAGGGTCGAGATGAGGCCATCAAACAGCTGCGCAAGCTCCAG GCTCAGATGAAGGACTTccagagagagctggaggacgCTCGTGCTGCCAGGGAAGAAGTGCTGACCACCGCCAAGGAGAGCGAGAAGAAGGCCAAGAGTCTGGAGGCTGAACTTATGCAGCTCCAGGAG GATCTGGCAGCAGCAGAAAGGGCGCGCAAGCAGGCTGAAGCTGAGAGGGATGAACTGTCTGATGAGCTGGCCAGCAACTCCTCTGGAAA GTCTGCGCTGGCTGATGAAAAACGACGTCTGGAGGCTAAAATCACTCAGCTGGAGGAAGaactggaggaggagcagagtaACATGGAGATCCTCAATGACAGGCTGAGGAAGAGCGTGCAGCAG GTGGATCAGCTGAACAATGAGCTTCAAGCAGAGCGCACCACATCTCAAAAGAATGAGAGCGCACGGCAGCAAATGGAGAGGCAGAATAAGGAGCTGAAGGCCAAGCTGCAGGAGATGGAGAACCAGGTCAAGTCCAAGTTCAAgtcctccatctctgccttgGAAGCCAAagtgcagcagctggaggagcagctggagcaaGAGAGCAG GGAGAAGCAGGCCAATGCCAAGAGCATGCGCCAGAAGGAGAAGAAACTGAAGGACTTGATGATCCAAGTGGAGGATGAGCGGAAACAAGCAGAACAGTACAAGGACCAG GCAGACAAGTCCAACGCGCGGGTGAAGCAGCTGAAGAGGCAGCTGGAAGAGTCAGAGGAGGAGTCCCAGCGTATAACGGCTGCTCGCAGGAAACTGCAGAGGGAGCTGGACGAGGCCACAGAGACTAATGATGCCATGAGCCGAGAAGTGA